From one Brachypodium distachyon strain Bd21 chromosome 4, Brachypodium_distachyon_v3.0, whole genome shotgun sequence genomic stretch:
- the LOC100828027 gene encoding uncharacterized protein LOC100828027, which yields MRALARAASLLHRAAACTQPQHLGAGGRPLLAKILPNVYFNGYSTLLAPANEGMIPSELLSSKTVWTPDRELGQYEDLVARVTNFHNEDKGFMVLDGDVFDVPIRKDIVHRVVRWQLAKRQQGTHSTKTISEVSGTGRKPYAQKGTGRARHGTLRGCQFRGGATMHGPKPRSHAFKLQKKVRRLGLKIALSARTAEGKLCIFDDLDLPSHKTKNIVQYIKQMDETKKVLLVDGGDIDKKLKLATQNLHYVNVIPSIGLNVYSILQHDTLVMTRAAINRIVERMHTPINR from the exons ATGCGCgccctcgcgcgcgccgcgtcgCTCCTGCACCGCGCCGCGGCGTGCACGCAGCCGCAGcacctcggcgccggcggccgcccgcTCCTCGCCAAG ATTTTGCCAAATGTCTACTTCAATGGGTATTCTACTCTTTTGGCCCCAGCAAATGAAGGGATGATTCCATCGGAACTTCTATCTAGCAAGACTGTGTGGACACCAGATCGAGAGCTCG GGCAGTATGAGGACCTAGTAGCTAGAGTAACAAACTTCCATAATGAGGACAAAGGATTCATGGTATTGGATGGTGATGTTTTTGATGTACCAATTAGGAAGGATATTGTTCACAGAGTAGTAAGGTGGCAGCTCGCTAAAAGACAACAG GGGACACACTCAACTAAAACTATCAGCGAAGTGAGTGGCACAGGAAGAAAGCCTTACGCGCAAAAGGGAACTGGAAGAGCACGTCATGGAACATTGCGTGGTTGCCAG TTTCGAGGCGGTGCGACCATGCATGGCCCTAAACCACGAAGCCATGCATTCAAGTTGCAAAAGAAAGTACGACGTCTGGGACTTAAGATAGCCTTGTCTGCTCGAACAGCTGAGGGGAAG CTTTGCATCTTTGATGACTTGGACCTCCCTAGCCACAAGACAAAGAACATTGTGCAGTACATAAAGCAGATGGATGAGACGAAGAAGGTTTTATTGGTGGATGGAGGTGACATCGATAAGAAGTTAAAGTTGGCTACTCAGAATCTTCACTATGTGAACGTCATCCCATCAATT GGCCTCAATGTCTACAGCATCCTGCAGCATGACACCCTTGTAATGACTCGGGCCGCCATCAACAGAATAGTTGAGCGGATGCACACCCCCATCAACCGCTAG